Genomic DNA from Cyprinus carpio isolate SPL01 chromosome A22, ASM1834038v1, whole genome shotgun sequence:
GAACCAACACAATAATATTTTTCCCTCTTGATTATCGCTTTTTTATAATCGTCATAAGTCAAAAAGTGAAATCGGAGATCAATTTccattaatcgcacagccctaaattctaaatgaattattatatcaCATTGCAGTTGTCTGCTGCTACATTTATGCTCACGTTTATGTCCATCAATTTGAAATTTTTCTCTTTGATACTTCTTTTACTGCAAATTACTCCCCTGTGAACAAACATACTGAGTACAAGTCTTTTGAAAAATTGAAGGATGgaatttattttgttgattaacCTCTAGAGTGACAAAAGTTACACAtctttttactttcatttcagaCCTCATGGAAGATAATTTGGAGAGGGAAGACATGAGTGAATCGGAGGAGAACCATCGTCAAGTCCAAACTGGAGAAAAATCTTTTCCTTCCTCACAAACTGAAAGTCCTTTTTTGCTGACAAGAAGTGCACAAATATATTTCACCTGCCCTCAGTGCGGAAGATGTTTCCTACACAAACAAGGTCTTAAACTTCATATAagagttcacaccggagagaaaccatacacatgtgatcagtgtgacaagagtttcacacgaaaaggaaaccttaatgatcacatgaaaatccacaccggagagaagccgtaTGCATGTGATCATTGTGGGAAGAGTTTTTCACTAAAACAAAACCTTAAGGTTCACAtcagaatccacactggagagaaaccacacgTTTGTGTTCAGTGCGGGAAGAGCTATGCAGGAAAATATTTACTCAATgatcacatgaaaatccacactggagaaaagccgtatgcatgtgatcagtgtgggaagagtttcacgcataaaaaaaactttaacgaACACATGacaatccacactggagagaaaccacacactTGTGCGCAGTGTGGGAAGAGTTACGCACGAAAAGGAGCCCTTAATgatcacatgaaaatccacactggagagaatctgcacacgtgtgatcagtgtgggaagagtttcaggaAATCAGGtggttttaaaaaacatctgCTCAGTCATTCTAGAGAAAGACTGTATAATTGTGACCAATGCGGTAAAAAGTTTTTTAGGGCAGATTTTCTGAAGAACCACCTGAAAGTTCATACAAAGCAGAAGCCTTATGtatgttctttgtgtggaaagagttttagacAGACGAGCGCATTAAAAATACACCAGAAAAGACACAGCGGTGTGAAGGATCATGCTTGCTCTGAGTGTGGGAAGTCTTTTTTTACATATGATTCACTGAAAGTGCATCAGTCAGTTCACACTCGAGAAACACcgtataagtgttcacactgtgacaagagattcaaacGGTCAGGATATCTGAGaatacatgagaggatccacactggagagaagccgtatcACTGCCACtcatgtgggaagagtttcactcaTTTATCTTCTCTAAgcggtcataaaaaaaaatgcatgtctgaAATTAAAACTTGCAGTTTGAGTTCTGGTCCTGTTCTCTGAGGTGCGATGATGTGTGGGACTGgatataattttagtattattattcatttgtcattcttcatgcttttatattttatgttacttGTTGTTTAATCTTACGACTGTATGGTTTGTAAGAGATTAGAGAATGTCTTCGTTTCAAGGTTTTTAATGTTGGAGGAAAATAATGTGAAGCAGTGCTTTTCCATTGTTGTTGCTTTGGTATAGCAACACTTGTCTTAACAAGATAGGATCAGGAGACAATATGAGAAAACAGCTGGAAGTGGACGCGTTAAGTACCCAGCTAAAAGTGTACAGACAAAGATTGGACCTGAtggaagagaaggaggagagtGATGATCTCAGTGAAGCGGAGCAGAAACATCATGCCAAAACTGGTGACTGAAAACAATTTCTTGCACAGAGAAAAACAGCCGAGAGGCAAAAAAGTTCACTTGTTCTCCGTGTGAAAAAAGTTTCCTGAACAAAGTCTTAAAATTCTCATGAGAGTTCATAGTGGAGAGAATGTGGGAGGAGTTTCACACAGAAAAGAAACCTTACTggacacatgaggatccacactggagagaagacATATATGTGTGATAAGTGTTGGATAGCTATATATCAAACACCTGTTGTATTTTTACGTAAGGTTCATGTAGGGCTATTTAACGATTTCCCAACCATTGACAGTTTTCTGTCCACTGCCATTTTCAGCACAGcctctttcttttaaatataaaaaagaaggcATGAAGTTGAATAattgtgttgttgtttaaaaacaaagGCTCTCTTTCTTTTGGTATATTGTATGttcaaatatttatacaaatcttTTGGTATATTGTATGTTCaaatatttatacaacaaaatattttgggGGCCAAGAAAGATttgggtagcactttattttacagtcctgttcctcatgtacatactatgtacttattttagtaattacagttactatgtaataactaggtactaaccctgtgTCACGATCATTagttggagtgcccatgaacttcagtagagggcactccactcaggaccatTCCACCCATCAACCACCAGATTTCACTTGGACACTAGCACCTCTTAAAACACCTCAACACaacctaaacacacacaacatcagtCACTGCATCACAATCACCttgccacacctgcacctcattcaTCAGCCAATTTTCTTgacacacctgcacctcatttacacacacataagaGCAGCACAATAACTCTCACtcactgcgaagtcttgtttagcctgtctaGAATTCCGAGCGGTTTCCCTTGTGTTTGGTTTTCCTgtgtctgatcttggattgtgtatttcgactctgattctctgctgcctgcccccgATCTCTGCTTGGTTCTGTGGATTCTGGTTTTCGACGCCATTCCTGATTCTGGTTCTTTGCCCATGGATCTGAATATACTTCTGAACCCTAGCTCTCCACCCTATGTAGTTACAGTGTTTTTTCTTAGAGTGTAAAGGTATTACTGTAAATAAAGTGCAACATTGTTGGAAAAACCAGATAAAACGCTGGTATGAATAGTTGTATGAtgtttaagatatatattttatatgaaaacaacagTTTTCATCACATCAATTATCATAACATCCACAAATTTAAAATCTTCAAATCACCCGTAAACGGCCACTTAAAGCTCATTTCATTGGTGTCAACTGTGTAAATAACCCgctaaagttaaataaatttgtatagTTTTTGCATTGAATTGTTGACAGTCAACTGTCTGTGCGTGTGCGCGCTATTGGTCATtgcctttgtttctttgtgtgttctGTAGCTCTTACAGTGTTTTTACTTGAGTGTAAAGgtattaaacatttttggaaacaCCAGATAAGGAGTATCagacaaaaccaaacacaaaataaaaattatactcaACTGTCATTTGTTGCttagaaatgtttacatttatttctgaatttgtttacaacattaaaaaaatcagtaactTTACATTTTGAAGGACACATTtggacatataaatataatataaataaaacatggccTAAATGCTTAAAGATCAACTATGTTTATGAATGAACAGCACAAATGTGAgtgatccagaaccctgcagaatggaacatgaagatactgaagtacaaacaggttggtgttaattagggctgtcaaaaaaaaaaaaaaaaaaaaaaacaacaacaaaaaaatcgaatttcgaatattcgtcgaatttaaaataaaaatccacattcgaatgcaaaaatgTTTGCCTTCGAATTTTAGGTGGGGACATCTTCTATCACCGTTGCACTCGCGTCTCACACAACagagccgcatgtttagaaagccatgtaaaattaaggtgagtttaacttttaaaaaacatatctcgagactttatgttgggtttttccccatcccactgcatctcatttttaaatgaaaaatgtactctgtTTGATTGGCTTTCCGCCCTTcgtattaaactatgcatgcatacgtgatgctgttttgtttatagttctttaaccaacttaattataattggtttataaacattattttaaatattatgcacttttttcacagtCATGTTTtcttatgctttgaataaacgtgcGTTAATAATATTTTGCccaatgcgccctcttgtggcctcagaagagaagccaaaagcttttcttcaccctaactgaaattatgcattttaaattcgaaTTTAATTCCCTAGAGGTAATTAttaattatctaaaataaaaaataaaaagttacatttttttaaacacgattttttaattttacaaacaagggtttctatagtttttttttaaataataattggaACACTACCCAATTCATGTAAAGTtcaatttaaatatcatattttaaaataataaaaatatcataattttgtaTACCAATTGTTTTTGTGgaagaaaaatagattttattgatTCTGCATGATTTTACTCATATGCTTATGGAACATGTATATGGCCTTCTTTACTTAGAACTGCTTTGCAGTCAGAATGAGATATGGTTTGAGGCTTAAAGAGAGGATGTATGGGGTGACAAGGGGGCCTGTATAGACCTAAAGTTTGGCCTGGAAAACTGGGAGATGAGTGGGTGCCAGTCCATGACCTAGAAGGTCACCCTGTTCCTAAAATATGAGGGTCCGAGTCCTAGAAGTATGATGTAGTAGAATGTGTGTAACCCCTTGTGTAGTttggggctgatccctcacctttctcatgatcatccttaccccatgaggagagatcttgcacggagcttCAGACCGAggccgattgatggttgttctgtatttcttccatttctgaataaccgcaccaacagttgtctccttctcaccatgcttcttgctgatggtcttgtagcccattccagctTTGTGTAGATCtgcaatcttgtctctgacatcttTTGACAGCTCTTTGGCCATTCCTAATGGTATAAAAAACTCTTTTGAAAGAAGAGCAAAATTATAATCCAATTTCTCTGTATACCACTTATATTTCAACTGAAAGAATTTTGATTACTATTGACAAATTCAGTATCCACTTTTTTCACGATCAAATCAACAGAAAATATATTCCACACAAATATCtattaacaaacaacaaaagatgtcatatttaaaatattacatagatCCTACTCTTGTGACATTGCACTCAGTAAGTAGCCCTAACTGATATTAGCAGGCTCATCAATCACCTAGTTACAAACATTCATTTCATGGCAACAATTTAGATCTCGTTTCCTGAATCTCATATTGAAATTTCTGCCTCTAAATCTGCCTCTAGATCCAGCATGCTGTTCTCCTGCACTTCTGTGCTCCATCGTCTCTGTGCTCCTCCGTTCCCCCGGGATTCCCTGGAAAGATATAAGGAACCCTATCAGACTCAGATAAGGTGCATTAACCCTTGCTATTCCCCTTTTACTCACCTGGACCTGTTGCTTTGCTCTCTTCTGCCTGCCTGTTGTAAATAAACCTGTTTGAGCACTTACCGCTGTGTCCTCTAGTGTATTTGCTGACAATTGTACAAAAATTGGATAGGAATGCAGACCTCTATATTATTGGGACAGTTACACTCTGAGGGCTGTAGGGGGCAGCATTTAACTTCCTTTACGTCACTTCAGATCAGCAGAGTAGAGAAATGGACTTTATTAATTTGTACAGTGAAACATTTCAGGTCACATTGTTGTCTCTATATGCATTCATCGTTGTTATAGATCTGCCCAGTGAGAATTAATGCATGAATTTCATAGGTTTatccaaatacacaaatacactaGAGGACACAGTAAGTGCTCAAACAGCAGGTTTATTTACAACAGGCAGGCAGAAGAGAGCAAAGCAACAAATGAGAAACATGACAAGCAATTTATCATGTAAGAGCAAATAATCCTACAGTACTGTCATTgcaagtaaacttcaacagaataATATTAGGAAGTGCCTTGTGGTTTGTTCAATGAAGTACTATAccttgttagtttttttttaaaaaaatgtatagttgCCCTGATGGACCCACTGTTCTATTCAGGCCAGTAGAAAATAATCTTTTTGAGTGGAGGTTTAAGGACAATTagcaaaataaacttgaagtgaATTAATACCAGTATTCTTGTATGTATCAAGTTACAATCTGTGTGCTGTAGAGGATGGCATTTAACTTTCTTTACATTAATTCAGCTacgtccaaacctgttcctggagggtcACTGTCATTAAGAGTTTAGCGCCAACAGTACTTACACACACCTGAACCAGGTAATCAAGGGTTTCAGGTTTACTAGAAACTTTCAGGCAACTGTTTTGGAACTTTGCAGGACATTGTAACCTACTGCATTAGTTCAGATATCAACAGGAAAGAGAAGAGCACTTCATTCATATGTAAAATTAAGTGCTAATCTATGCTGTGCATGCAGTGACTAAactgatgtattatta
This window encodes:
- the LOC109056126 gene encoding gastrula zinc finger protein XlCGF57.1-like isoform X1; amino-acid sequence: MRGFYFDTLKSAVSGASSWSYYCYCVLLPAVSSHRSWNSDARWCSKYLMEDNLEREDMSESEENHRQVQTGEKSFPSSQTESPFLLTRSAQIYFTCPQCGRCFLHKQGLKLHIRVHTGEKPYTCDQCDKSFTRKGNLNDHMKIHTGEKPYACDHCGKSFSLKQNLKVHIRIHTGEKPHVCVQCGKSYAGKYLLNDHMKIHTGEKPYACDQCGKSFTHKKNFNEHMTIHTGEKPHTCAQCGKSYARKGALNDHMKIHTGENLHTCDQCGKSFRKSGGFKKHLLSHSRERLYNCDQCGKKFFRADFLKNHLKVHTKQKPYVCSLCGKSFRQTSALKIHQKRHSGVKDHACSECGKSFFTYDSLKVHQSVHTRETPYKCSHCDKRFKRSGYLRIHERIHTGEKPYHCHSCGKSFTHLSSLSGHKKKCMSEIKTCSLSSGPVL
- the LOC109056126 gene encoding gastrula zinc finger protein XlCGF8.2DB-like isoform X2, with the translated sequence MEDNLEREDMSESEENHRQVQTGEKSFPSSQTESPFLLTRSAQIYFTCPQCGRCFLHKQGLKLHIRVHTGEKPYTCDQCDKSFTRKGNLNDHMKIHTGEKPYACDHCGKSFSLKQNLKVHIRIHTGEKPHVCVQCGKSYAGKYLLNDHMKIHTGEKPYACDQCGKSFTHKKNFNEHMTIHTGEKPHTCAQCGKSYARKGALNDHMKIHTGENLHTCDQCGKSFRKSGGFKKHLLSHSRERLYNCDQCGKKFFRADFLKNHLKVHTKQKPYVCSLCGKSFRQTSALKIHQKRHSGVKDHACSECGKSFFTYDSLKVHQSVHTRETPYKCSHCDKRFKRSGYLRIHERIHTGEKPYHCHSCGKSFTHLSSLSGHKKKCMSEIKTCSLSSGPVL